In Rattus norvegicus strain BN/NHsdMcwi chromosome 1, GRCr8, whole genome shotgun sequence, a genomic segment contains:
- the Ftl1l7 gene encoding ferritin light chain 1-like — translation MTSQIRQNYSTEVEAAVNRLVNLHLRASYTYLSLGFLFDRDDVALEGVGHFFCELAEEKREGAERLLKLQNEHGGRALFQDVQKPSQDEWGKTLEAMEAALALEKNLNQALLDLHALGSARTDPHLCDFLESHFLDKEVKLIKKMGNHLTNLRRVAGPQPVQTGVAQASLGEYLFERLTLKHD, via the coding sequence ATGACCTCTCAGATTCGTCAGAATTATTCCACCGAAGTGGAAGCTGCCGTGAACCGCCTGGTCAACTTGCACCTGCGGGCCTCTTACACCTACCTCTCTCTGGGCTTCCTTTTTGATCGGGATGACGTGGCTTTGGAGGGTGTAGGCCACTTCTTCTGCGAATTGGCCGAGGAGAAGCGCGAGGGCGCCGAGCGTCTCCTCAAGTTGCAGAACGAACACGGGGGCCGTGCACTCTTCCAGGATGTGCAGAAGCCATCTCAAGATGAGTGGGGTAAAACCCTGGAGGCCATGGAAGCTGCCTTGGCCCTGGAGAAGAACCTGAACCAGGCCCTCTTGGATCTGCACGCCCTGGGCTCTGCCCGCACAGACCCTCACCTCTGTGACTTCTTGGAAAGCCATTTCCTGGATAAGGAGGTGAAGCTCATCAAGAAGATGGGCAACCACCTGACCAACCTCCGTAGGGTGGCAGGGCCACAACCAGTGCAGACTGGCGTGGCCCAGGCATCTCTGGGCGAGTATCTCTTTGAGCGCCTCACTCTGAAGCACGACTAA